The genomic stretch ATGTTCGGGCGGACGTGGAAGTGGCGGACGCGCATGGAAACCTCGCGGGATGTGTCTTGTCCACCAATAAACATCAGCCCCGGCCGCAAGTCAAACCGTGGGCGCCCGGTTCCCCGGCTCTAAAGGTTTTCCCGGATTCTTCCGAAGAGGATTCTGATGAATCGGACCGTCTCCTTCGACCAGCTCCTCAAGGCGAACCGCGTCCTCGGCACGCTGATCGAGGCTTCCCCGCTGGCCATCGTCACCTTCGACCCCCAGGGGGTGGTCACGATGTGGAACCCGGCCGCCGAACGGATCTTCGGGTGGACCGAGGAGGAGGCGGTCGGGAATCGGCTCCCCTTCGTCCCGGCGGACAAGCAGGCGGAATTCCAGGGCCTCCGGGAGCGTGCCCTCCGCGGGGAGGTGTTCACCGAACCGGAGCTGCACCGCAGGAAGGCCGACGGATCGCCGATCGTCGTGAGCGTCTCCACGTCCCCCCTGCGCCGGCAGGACGGGGAGATCTACGGGATCATGTCGATCCTGATGGACGTGACGGCCCGGAAGGCGAACGAGGAGTCCCGGGCGCGCCTCACCATGGCGGTGGAGCAGGCCGGCGAGAGCATCGTGATCACCGACACCCGGGGGGCGATCCAGTACGTCAATCCCGCGTTCGAACGGGTGACGGGATACGGTCGGATGGAAGTCCTCGGGCGGAACCCGAGCGTCCTGAAAAGCGGCCGTCACGACGCGGAGTTCTACGGGGAGCTCTGGAGCACCATCGGGCGCGGCGAGGTCTGGAGGGGGACGTTCATCAACCGACGGAAGGACGGGACGCTCTACGAGGAGGAGGCGGTCATCTCCCCCGTGCGGGACCCGTCGGGGCAGGTCGTGAACTACGTCGGCGTGAAGCGCGACGTGACCGACGTCCGGAGGATGGAGGAGCAGCTCCGCCACTCGCAGAAGATGGAGGCGGTCGGCCGGCTCGCGGGCGGTGTCGCGCACGACTTCAACAACCTCCTGACGGCGATATCCGGCTATTGCGACCTGCTGCTGCACCGGCTGCCCGACTACTCCGGGCTTCGCAAGGACGTGGAGGAGATCCGGAAGGCGGGCGACCGCGCCGCGGCCCTGACCCGGCAGCTGCTGGCGTTCAGCCGGAGGCAGGTGCTGCAGCCGAAGGTGCTGGACCTGAACGCGGTGGTCGCCAACATGGGGCACATGCTGCGCCGGCTGATCGGCGAGGACATCGAGCTTTCCCTGGAGCTGTGCCGGGAGCTGGGGCAGGTGAAGGCCGATCCGGGGCAGGTGGAGCAGGTGATCGCGAACCTGGCGGTGAACGCCCGGGACGCGATGCCCGACGGCGGCAGGATCACCGTCACCACCGCCAACGTGGAGCTGTCGCCCTCCTACGCGGCCGCCCACCCGCCGGTCGCCCCG from Deltaproteobacteria bacterium encodes the following:
- a CDS encoding PAS domain S-box protein, which translates into the protein MNRTVSFDQLLKANRVLGTLIEASPLAIVTFDPQGVVTMWNPAAERIFGWTEEEAVGNRLPFVPADKQAEFQGLRERALRGEVFTEPELHRRKADGSPIVVSVSTSPLRRQDGEIYGIMSILMDVTARKANEESRARLTMAVEQAGESIVITDTRGAIQYVNPAFERVTGYGRMEVLGRNPSVLKSGRHDAEFYGELWSTIGRGEVWRGTFINRRKDGTLYEEEAVISPVRDPSGQVVNYVGVKRDVTDVRRMEEQLRHSQKMEAVGRLAGGVAHDFNNLLTAISGYCDLLLHRLPDYSGLRKDVEEIRKAGDRAAALTRQLLAFSRRQVLQPKVLDLNAVVANMGHMLRRLIGEDIELSLELCRELGQVKADPGQVEQVIANLAVNARDAMPDGGRITVTTANVELSPSYAAAHPPVAPGPHVLLSLEDTGHGMDDETQAHLFEPFFTTKEKGKGTGLGLATVYGIVQQSGGHIRVSSAPGSGSVFRIYLPRVGNGALAPAGVDRPPTTLASPGTETILLVEDEDVVRLLAREILRMNGYTVLEARHGREALLMSEAPRGAIHLMLTDVVMPKMSGRELSERLRPLRPDTRVLYMSGYTDDAIGHHGVLDDGIAFLQKPFTAESLSVKVREVLDA